A genomic window from Longimicrobiaceae bacterium includes:
- a CDS encoding Gfo/Idh/MocA family oxidoreductase codes for MSPARSPVRIAVLGAGAIAQVVHLPILSRMRGVQLASVFDTDAVRARTIAGRFGVEGVARTLDEVWDDETVRGVVVCTPSDAHEEHVRAALRAGKHVLCEKPLALTPEGVERILAEEGASGRLLVAMNQRFRPDAASLKSFVGSGELGDVYYLKAGWLKRREGRARGRSWRERKGAGGGAFMDLGVQMLDLALWLMGYPRPERVAAHMHRDRGSEVEDSAALMLRLEGDRLINLEVTWNLRAERDRQFLHLLGSAGSGSLDPLAVFKDSDAGLLNVTPQVPPGRENLFTASYRNELQHFVEVIRGIRTAAAPAEHAALMKLVAAIYQSGEEGREIAL; via the coding sequence GTGAGCCCCGCCCGCTCGCCCGTGCGCATCGCCGTGCTGGGCGCAGGCGCCATCGCGCAGGTGGTGCACCTGCCCATCCTGTCGCGCATGCGCGGCGTGCAGCTCGCCTCCGTCTTCGACACCGACGCGGTGCGCGCCCGCACCATCGCCGGCCGCTTCGGCGTGGAGGGCGTCGCCCGCACGCTCGACGAGGTGTGGGACGACGAGACCGTCCGCGGCGTGGTGGTCTGCACCCCCAGCGACGCGCACGAGGAGCACGTCCGCGCCGCCCTCCGCGCCGGCAAGCACGTGCTCTGCGAGAAGCCGCTCGCGCTCACTCCCGAAGGCGTGGAGCGCATCCTGGCCGAGGAGGGCGCGTCCGGCCGCCTGCTCGTGGCCATGAACCAGCGCTTCCGGCCCGACGCGGCGTCGCTCAAGTCGTTCGTGGGCAGCGGTGAGCTGGGCGACGTGTACTACCTCAAGGCCGGCTGGCTCAAGCGCCGCGAGGGCCGCGCGCGGGGCCGCTCGTGGCGCGAGCGCAAGGGCGCGGGCGGCGGCGCCTTCATGGACCTGGGCGTGCAGATGCTGGACCTGGCGCTCTGGCTCATGGGCTATCCCCGGCCCGAGCGGGTGGCCGCGCACATGCACCGCGATCGCGGCAGCGAGGTGGAAGACTCCGCCGCGCTGATGCTGCGGCTGGAGGGCGACCGGCTGATCAACCTGGAGGTCACCTGGAACCTGCGGGCCGAGCGCGACCGCCAGTTCCTGCACCTGCTGGGCTCCGCCGGGTCTGGCTCGCTGGACCCGCTGGCGGTGTTCAAGGACAGCGACGCCGGGCTGCTCAACGTCACGCCGCAGGTCCCGCCGGGGCGCGAGAACCTGTTCACCGCCTCTTACCGCAACGAGCTGCAGCATTTCGTGGAGGTCATCCGCGGCATCCGCACCGCCGCCGCCCCCGCCGAGCACGCCGCGCTCATGAAGCTCGTCGCCGCGATCTACCAGTCCGGCGAGGAAGGCCGCGAGATCGCGTTGTAG
- a CDS encoding YIP1 family protein: MSNISTSAPIDQPATDEAPPPLLSRIGQTFVSPGKLFSTFTEEDSPWGGTLLLLMALIAICVVAQMFIIPQQMWIDFIRSQIVEAGGQAPPDEMLAQAAKTNQVLGVVIGPISQMIVTFLSAGILTLVFSMAMGGVAKFRQYMAVVTHAMFIFLLGLIAIIPLQIQSGDLALSPGLHLLAPSLDHKGVLYQILTNLDLFTVWTLVVIGIGVAAINRKRSWYSSAAIVIVLFLVLKVGGALLLHAVMPHPAGA, from the coding sequence ATGTCGAACATCTCCACTTCCGCGCCGATCGACCAGCCGGCCACCGACGAGGCGCCGCCGCCGCTGCTCAGCCGCATCGGCCAGACGTTCGTGTCGCCGGGCAAGCTCTTCTCGACGTTCACCGAAGAGGACTCGCCGTGGGGCGGCACCCTGCTGCTGCTCATGGCCCTGATCGCCATCTGCGTCGTGGCGCAGATGTTCATCATCCCGCAGCAGATGTGGATCGACTTCATCCGCAGCCAGATCGTGGAGGCCGGCGGCCAGGCTCCGCCCGACGAGATGCTGGCGCAGGCGGCGAAGACCAACCAGGTGCTGGGCGTGGTGATCGGGCCCATCTCGCAGATGATCGTGACCTTCCTGTCGGCCGGCATCCTCACGCTGGTCTTCTCGATGGCCATGGGCGGCGTGGCGAAGTTCCGCCAGTACATGGCCGTGGTCACGCACGCGATGTTCATCTTCCTGCTGGGCCTCATCGCCATCATCCCGCTCCAGATCCAGAGCGGCGACCTGGCGCTCTCGCCCGGCCTGCACCTGCTGGCCCCGAGCCTGGACCACAAGGGCGTGCTGTACCAGATCCTCACCAACCTGGACCTGTTCACCGTGTGGACGCTCGTGGTGATCGGCATCGGGGTGGCGGCGATCAACCGCAAGCGCTCGTGGTACTCGTCGGCGGCCATCGTGATCGTGCTCTTCCTGGTGCTCAAGGTGGGCGGCGCCCTGCTGCTCCACGCCGTGATGCCGCATCCCGCCGGCGCCTGA
- a CDS encoding YajQ family cyclic di-GMP-binding protein, which translates to MAKSSTFDITSEVDLQEVDNAVNQVVKEVAQRFDFKGATAEIELSKKDGTLKLHADDEYKLKALVDILESKLIKRGVSIRNLDFGEVDSASLGTVRQTITLTQGISVEKGKEIVKAIKAAGFKKVNAQIQDEQVRVTSPSIDELQAVIAMLKKEDFGLELNFGNFRS; encoded by the coding sequence ATGGCCAAATCCTCTACGTTCGACATCACCTCGGAAGTGGACCTCCAGGAAGTCGACAACGCAGTCAACCAGGTCGTGAAGGAAGTGGCGCAGCGCTTCGACTTCAAGGGCGCCACGGCCGAGATCGAGCTGAGCAAGAAGGACGGCACGCTCAAGCTGCACGCCGACGACGAGTACAAGCTGAAGGCGCTGGTCGACATCCTGGAGAGCAAGCTGATCAAGCGCGGCGTCTCCATCCGCAACCTGGACTTCGGCGAGGTCGACTCGGCGTCGCTGGGCACCGTGCGGCAGACGATCACGCTCACGCAGGGCATCTCGGTGGAGAAGGGCAAGGAGATCGTGAAAGCGATCAAGGCCGCGGGGTTCAAGAAGGTGAACGCGCAGATCCAGGACGAGCAGGTGCGTGTGACCTCGCCCTCCATCGACGAGCTGCAGGCGGTGATCGCCATGCTCAAGAAGGAGGATTTCGGCCTGGAGCTCAACTTCGGCAACTTCCGCTCGTAA
- the hemL gene encoding glutamate-1-semialdehyde 2,1-aminomutase: protein MRETGRSAELFRRASEVTPGGVNSPVRAFRSVGGDPFFVARAAGARLWDVDGNEYLDYVLSWGPLILGHAHPAVVEAVRDAATRGTSYGAPTEAEVVLAEEVRRFVPSMERVRFVNSGTEATMSAIRLARGFTGRELILKFDGCYHGHGDSFLVKAGSGVATLGLPNSPGVPEELSKLTLTAPFNDLAAVEEIFRIHAGRVAAVILEPVVGNAGFIAPDDGFLAELRRITEADGALLVFDEVMTGFRVAPGGAQERWGIRPDLTTLGKVIGGGLPVGAYGGRRDVMDWVAPVGPVYQAGTLSGNPLAMAAGLAQLRILRDEDPYPALEMRTRRLVEGLLANAAEAGVPATGGSFGSMWGVFFAEGPVRSFDDAKRADVALFRRFFHAALDRGVFFAPSAFEAGFLSTAHTDADVEETLSRARDALRSALA from the coding sequence ATGAGGGAGACCGGCAGGTCGGCGGAGCTGTTCCGCCGCGCGAGCGAGGTGACGCCGGGCGGGGTGAACTCGCCCGTGCGCGCGTTCCGCTCGGTGGGCGGCGACCCGTTCTTCGTGGCGCGCGCCGCCGGGGCGCGGCTGTGGGACGTGGACGGCAACGAGTACCTGGACTACGTGCTGTCGTGGGGCCCGCTGATCCTGGGCCACGCGCACCCCGCCGTGGTCGAGGCCGTCCGCGACGCCGCCACCCGCGGCACCTCGTACGGCGCGCCGACCGAGGCGGAGGTGGTGCTCGCGGAGGAGGTCCGGCGGTTCGTCCCGTCCATGGAGCGCGTGCGCTTCGTGAACAGCGGCACCGAGGCGACGATGAGCGCGATCCGGCTGGCGCGCGGCTTCACGGGCCGCGAGCTGATCCTCAAGTTCGACGGCTGCTACCACGGGCACGGCGACTCCTTCCTGGTGAAAGCCGGCTCCGGCGTCGCCACGCTGGGCCTCCCCAACTCCCCTGGTGTGCCGGAGGAGCTGTCGAAGCTCACGCTCACCGCGCCGTTCAACGACCTGGCCGCGGTGGAGGAGATCTTCCGCATTCACGCGGGCCGCGTCGCCGCGGTGATCCTGGAGCCCGTCGTCGGCAACGCCGGCTTCATCGCCCCGGACGACGGCTTCCTGGCCGAGCTCCGCCGCATCACGGAGGCGGACGGCGCGCTGCTGGTGTTCGACGAGGTGATGACGGGCTTCCGCGTGGCACCCGGCGGCGCGCAGGAGCGGTGGGGCATCCGGCCGGACCTGACCACGCTGGGCAAGGTGATCGGCGGCGGGCTGCCCGTGGGCGCGTACGGCGGCCGGCGCGACGTGATGGACTGGGTGGCGCCGGTGGGCCCCGTCTACCAGGCTGGCACGCTGAGCGGCAACCCGCTGGCGATGGCGGCCGGCCTCGCGCAGCTGCGCATCCTGCGCGACGAGGACCCGTACCCTGCGCTCGAGATGCGCACGCGGCGGCTCGTCGAAGGCCTCCTCGCCAACGCGGCCGAGGCGGGCGTCCCGGCCACCGGGGGCAGCTTCGGGTCGATGTGGGGCGTGTTCTTTGCTGAAGGCCCGGTGCGGAGCTTCGACGACGCCAAGCGCGCCGACGTGGCGCTCTTCCGGCGCTTCTTCCATGCGGCGCTGGACCGCGGCGTCTTCTTCGCGCCGTCGGCCTTCGAGGCCGGCTTCCTGTCCACCGCCCACACCGATGCCGATGTCGAGGAAACCCTCTCCCGCGCCCGTGACGCGCTCCGCTCCGCGCTGGCGTAG
- a CDS encoding SpoIID/LytB domain-containing protein translates to MTRSAPRWRSAAAAAALALTAACASSTTVHERFPPGPHPIPRPRTQQPADSTGAVVEPPADSAEVAVENPSAAGATSLRVGLAVDTDAVTIGSTAGMVVRDNSGRQVASANAGSRAIFALSGGSASLTLDGARAGTFALPLTVSPNGTDGLLSLGNTQYRGQLVVQPGRTRGLTAVNRLDMESYLQGVVPSELGTTGSQIPEAAKAQAVAARTYAVRYLGRRAAQGFDVLPTVADQVYGGVAVEVPAVNEAVRATRGEILAYAGQPILAYYHSTCAGRTAAIDEVWNEPALPYLRSVVDVDPATGQAYDSFSSRFHWTERWTAQQLTDILNRTLADSMPRGTRINQIRDVRVTQRTQSGRVARMVISTDAGSFTVGKDRVRWILLTPGGAVLNSAKFDVSVSRDATGAVSEVVADGGGWGHGIGMCQVGAMGRARAGQDYRTILAAYYRGAQITRLY, encoded by the coding sequence GTGACGCGCTCCGCTCCGCGCTGGCGTAGCGCCGCCGCGGCCGCCGCGCTGGCGCTCACCGCCGCCTGCGCGTCGTCCACCACGGTGCACGAGAGGTTTCCTCCGGGCCCGCACCCCATCCCCCGCCCCCGCACGCAGCAGCCGGCGGACAGCACCGGCGCCGTCGTCGAGCCCCCGGCCGACTCGGCCGAGGTCGCGGTGGAGAACCCGTCGGCCGCGGGCGCGACCAGCCTCCGCGTGGGCCTCGCGGTGGACACGGACGCGGTGACGATCGGCTCCACGGCGGGTATGGTCGTCCGCGACAACTCCGGCCGCCAGGTCGCCAGCGCGAACGCGGGCAGCCGCGCTATCTTCGCGCTCTCCGGCGGCTCGGCATCGCTCACGTTGGATGGCGCGCGGGCCGGGACGTTCGCGCTCCCGCTCACCGTCTCGCCCAACGGAACGGACGGCCTCCTCTCGCTCGGCAACACGCAGTACCGCGGGCAGCTCGTCGTCCAGCCCGGCCGCACGCGCGGGCTCACGGCGGTGAACCGGCTGGACATGGAGAGCTACCTCCAGGGCGTGGTCCCGAGCGAGCTGGGGACGACCGGCTCGCAGATCCCGGAAGCGGCCAAGGCGCAAGCGGTGGCGGCGCGCACGTACGCCGTGCGCTACCTGGGCCGCCGCGCCGCGCAGGGCTTCGACGTGCTGCCCACGGTGGCCGACCAGGTCTACGGCGGCGTGGCGGTGGAGGTGCCCGCCGTGAACGAGGCCGTCCGCGCCACCCGCGGCGAGATCCTGGCCTACGCCGGCCAGCCGATCCTGGCCTACTACCACTCCACCTGCGCCGGCCGCACCGCCGCCATCGACGAGGTGTGGAACGAGCCGGCGCTGCCGTACCTGCGCAGCGTGGTGGACGTGGACCCCGCCACCGGCCAGGCGTACGACTCGTTCTCGTCGCGCTTCCACTGGACGGAGCGGTGGACGGCGCAGCAGCTGACCGACATCCTGAACCGCACGCTCGCGGACTCGATGCCTCGCGGAACCCGCATCAACCAGATCCGCGACGTGCGCGTGACGCAGCGCACGCAGTCCGGCCGCGTGGCCCGCATGGTCATCTCCACCGACGCGGGCAGCTTCACCGTGGGCAAGGACCGCGTGCGCTGGATCCTGCTCACCCCCGGCGGCGCCGTGCTCAACAGCGCCAAGTTCGACGTATCCGTGAGCCGCGACGCAACGGGCGCCGTCTCGGAAGTCGTGGCGGACGGCGGCGGGTGGGGCCACGGCATCGGCATGTGCCAGGTGGGGGCGATGGGCCGCGCCCGCGCCGGGCAGGACTACCGCACCATCCTCGCCGCTTACTACCGCGGCGCGCAGATCACGCGCCTCTACTGA